The DNA segment ATCCCCTGCCTCACCAACCTCAGCGCCGCCCTCGCCGCCTGCGAAGCCGTCGAGACCCTGCGCGGCGAGATGAAGGTACGGGCCATCCAGACGCTGGGCTGAAGCAACCGCGAAAGACGCGAAAGGGCGCGAAAAAAGAATTCGTACCGCTGGGCGTTCGGAAGATCAAAGGATCATCGCCAAGGCCCCCCGTGCCCTGCTTTCGCGTCCTTTCGCGCTTTTCGCGGTTACAGTCTTTGGTTCTGGAGGTTCCATGTCCGTCGACGACCGCATCCAGTCCTTCCTCGCGTCCGATTCCTTCGCGGTGGTGGGCGCCAGCTCCGACCGCTCGAAGTTCGGGAACAAGGTCCTGCGCTGCTACCAGGAGCATGGGAAGGAGGTCTATCCCATCAATCCGCGGGCGGAGGAACTGGAAGGGCTGAAGGCCTATCCCTCGCTGGCGGCGCTGCCGGTGAAGGTGCCGGCGATCTCGGTCATCACGCCCCCGGCCATCACCGAACAGGTGGTGCGCGACGCGGCGGCGGCGGGCGTGAAGCACGTCTGGATGCAGCCCGGCGCCGAGAGCGACGCGGCCATCCGCACGGCGGAATCCCTGGGGCTGAGCGTCATCGCCGGCGGCCCCTGCCTGCTGGTGGTCCTGGGCTTCCGGGGCTAGGCCCCGTGTCCGGAGACCGGCCGCCCGTCCTGCTGTTTCCCGGCCAGGGGACGGAGGGCGTGGGCATGTCCGCGGGCTGGGACGGCCACGAACCCTGGGTCCGCACGCTCGAAGCCGCGGAAGCCCATGTGGGCCGCCCCCTGCGGCGCCTGATGGCGGAAGGGCCGGTC comes from the Geothrix sp. 21YS21S-4 genome and includes:
- a CDS encoding CoA-binding protein; translation: MSVDDRIQSFLASDSFAVVGASSDRSKFGNKVLRCYQEHGKEVYPINPRAEELEGLKAYPSLAALPVKVPAISVITPPAITEQVVRDAAAAGVKHVWMQPGAESDAAIRTAESLGLSVIAGGPCLLVVLGFRG